ACCCCTCAACCGCCATCCTGATGGACGACACCGCCTATTACGTACGCTACGAAGCCGACATCAACGGCAGCGGACACTGGGCGGTCATCGATCCTGAGCACCCCCACGGCTTTACTCGCTCGATCCCGGTACGCCTGAACCCTGAGGGTGAATGGGAAGCCATGCCTCGCGCAGGACTCGCCGGCGGTGGCAAACCTTCGGCACTGGCCGGATCAAGCAGCCGCAGCCCGCTGACCGCCCTGCCCGCCTCGCAATACGACGTACCCGCACCGCTCAAGGCGCATCTGGAGGAAGGCGCGGCCGGGCTGAATGACGAGGCCTTGCGCGATTTCTACGACAGCCTGAACGAGTTCGATGCCTACCGCGACTTCAAGGTCATCCGCAAACGCCTGTATCACGATGCACTGGATTTTTTCAGCACGCTGCGCCTGCCCGATCGTCCTCCGGTGCCCGCCCTGGCGGCAGACGCGACCGCCGAAGAAATTATCGAGAAAATCCTCGAACATGCCCGGGGCCTGGTGCTCGGCGAGAGCCACACGGCCATCGGCAGCAAGCAATGGCTGATCGAGAACATGCCATTGCTCGCCAGCAAACAGGTGAAGAGCCTGTACATGGAGCACCTGCTGACCGACTTCCATCAAGCCGCGCTGGATGAATTCTTCCGCACCGGCAACATGCCGCAAAAACTCGAGGCCTATCTCAAGGCACTCGACGTCGGCAACATGACCGATCCGCTGGAGCGCTACACGTTCCTGGAACTGGTCAAGGAAGCCAGAAAGCAGGGGATCCATGTACAAGCCATCGATTGCATGGCGAGTTACCGACTCAACGGCATGGACTTGCCATTGGGCAACAACACCGCGCGGCAGAAAATGATGAATTACTTCGCGCGTCTGATGATCCGTGCCGATCAGTCCGCACGCGGCGCGCACAAATGGGTGGCGCTGATGGGCAACTCTCACTCCAACACTTTTGATGGGGTTGCCGGCGTCAGCGAACTGGAAGAGGCAATCGGCATTCGCGTCGAGGATGTCGCCGAAGGGACTTCACGGGGCATTGAAGTCGATCCCGGGAGAATCCTGCCCTTGGGCGGTACGGCGCACGATCGTTCCGCGCTGGTCAGAGGCGACTTGCGCCTGCAAATCGAAACACCCTGGACCGCGCACACGATGACCGAATTCGAAACCCTGCTGCCTCGCTACGGCATGTACTCCCTGAAGCAGCAACCCAACCTGACGTTCATCGTTCATCGCAGCCGCACCCGAGAACTGGTACGGACCGTCATCGACACCGACGGCAAACATTTCTACATCGAACGCCCCGGCTGGCCTTCGGTGAGCGGTAAACGCTACCCGAGCATGAAAGCGCTGCTGCAAGCTCTGGATGACATGGGCATGCAACTGGGTGGCTGGTCAAAACCGCTGTAACGCAAAAACAGAAAAGCCGTGTGAAACGGATTTCACACGGCTTTTCGGTTGCGGCGATCAAGCCTTTACGGCTTGCGCGGGATCACTCCCACTCAATGGTCGCCGGCGGCTTGCTCGACACGTCGTAAGTGACGCGCGAAATACCTTCGATTTCATTGATGATGCGGCCGGAGACGGTTTCCAGCAGTTCGTAAGGCAGGTGTGCCCAACGTGCGGTCATGAAGTCGATGGTTTCCACGGCACGCAGGGCCACGACCCAGGCGTAACGACGGCCGTCGCCGACCACGCCAACCGATTTCACTGGCTGGAACACCACGAAGGCCTGGCTGACTTTGTGATACCAGTCGGCTTTGCGCAGTTCTTCGATGAAGATATGGTCGGCGCGACGCAGCAGGTCGGCGTATTCCTTCTTCACTTCACCGAGGATGCGCACGCCCAGACCCGGGCCCGGGAACGGGTGACGGTAGACCATGTCGTACGGCAGGCCCAGTTCCAGACCCAGACGACGGACTTCGTCCTTGAACAGTTCGCGCAGTGGCTCGACCAGTTTCAGGTTCATTTCTTCCGGCAGGCCGCCCACGTTGTGGTGCGACTTGATCACGTGGGCCTTGCCGCTTTTCGCGCCAGCCGACTCGATCACGTCCGGGTAGATGGTGCCTTGCGCCAGGTACTTGATGTTGTCCAGCTTGCAGGATTCGGCATCGAACACGTCGATGAAGGTACGGCCGATGATCTTGCGCTTCTTCTCTGGATCAGCTTCGCCGGCCAGGTTGTTCAGGAACTGGTCTTCCGCGTTGGCGCGGATCACCTTGACGCCCATGTTCTCGGCGAACATGGCCATCACTTGCTCGCCTTCGTGCAGACGCAGCAGGCCGTTGTCGACGAAGACGCAGGTCAGTTGGTCGCCGATGGCTTTGTGCAGCAGCGCCGCAACCACCGAGGAGTCAACGCCGCCGGACAGACCCAGCAGCACGTTGTCGGTGCCGACCTGTGCGCGGATGTTGGCGATGGCGTCTTCAGCGATCTTCGACGGAGTCCACAGGGCTTCACAGCCGCAGATGTCGAGCACGAAGCGCGAGAGGATGCGGCCGCCCTGCTTGGTGTGGGTCACTTCCGGGTGGAACTGCACGCCGTAGTAAGCGCGTTCGTCATTGAACATGCCGGCGATCGGGCAGCTCGGGGTGCTGGCCAGGATGTGGAAGTCTTCCGGCATCTTGGTGACCTTGTCACCGTGGCTCATCCACACGTCGAGACCGAACAGGCCGTCAGCGTCGATGTGGTCCTCGATGCCGTCGAGCAGGCGGCTCTTGCCGACTACGTCAACGCGGGCGTAACCGAACTCACGCAGCTCGGAACCTTCAACCTTGCCGCCCAGTTGCTCGGCCATGGTCTGCATGCCGTAGCAGATACCGAAGACCGGCACGCCCAGATCGAAGACTGCCTGTGGGCAGCGCGGGCTGTTGGCTTCGTGCACGGACTCGGGGCCGCCGGCGAGGATGACGCCTTTAGGTGCGAATTCGCGGATCGCCTCTTCGTCCATGTCGAACGGGTGCAGCTCGCAATACACACCGATCTCGCGCACGCGGCGGGCAATCAGTTGGGTGTATTGCGAACCGAAGTCGAGGATCAGGATGCGGTGAGCGTGAATGTCGAGGGCCATGATTCAGTCTCGTCTAAGTAATTCAGAAACAGTCGTGATTCAGAAACAACTCGGGGCTGAATAAAACAGCCCCGGTTGCTTAACGATTTGCTTGAAGCATCAACCTACGCGGTAGTTTGGCGCTTCTTTGGTGATCTGCACGTCGTGAACGTGGGATTCGGCCATACCGGCACCGGTGATCCGCACGAACTCAGGCTTGGTGCGCATTTCTTCGATGTTGGCGCTGCCGGTGTAACCCATCGAGGAACGCAGACCGCCCATCAACTGGTGGATGATCGCCGTCAGGGTGCCTTTGTACGGCACACGGCCTTCGATCCCTTCCGGAACAAGCTTCTCGGCGCCTGCCGAGGAGTCCTGGAAGTAACGGTCGGAAGAACCTTGCGCTTGGGACATGGCGCCCAGCGAACCCATGCCGCGATAAGCCTTGTAAGAACGGCCTTGGAACAGTTCGATCTCGCCCGGGGCTTCTTCAGTACCGGCGAACATCGAACCCATCATCACGCAGGACGCCCCAGCGACGATGGCCTTGGACAGGTCACCGGAGAAACGGATGCCGCCGTCGGCGATCAACGGCACGCCAGTGCCTTCAAGGGCAGCGGCGACGTTGGCGATGGCACTGATTTGCGGCACGCCGACACCGGCGACGATGCGGGTGGTGCAGATCGAGCCAGGGCCGATACCGACCTTGACCGCATCGGCACCCGCTTCGGCCAGGGCCTTGGCGGCTGCGCCGGTGGCGATGTTGCCGCCGATCACCTGCACTTCAGGGAAATTCTCTTTGACCCAGCGAACGCGGTCGATCACGCCCTTGGAGTGACCGTGTGCGGTGTCGACCACCACCACGTCCACACCGGCGTTGACCAGAGCGGCAACGCGGTCACCGGTGTCTTTACCGGTACCGACGGCAGCGCCAACGCGCAGACGACCTTGATCGTCCTTGCTGGCCAGCGGGTAGGCTTTGGCTTTTTCGATGTCTTTGACGGTCATCATGCCTTTGAGGGCAAACTTGTCGTCGACGATCAGGACTTTTTCCAGGCGGTGCTTGTGCAGCAACTCGCGGACTTCGTTCTTGTCGGCGCCTTCACGCACGGTGACCAGACGCTCTTTAGGCGTCATCACTTCACGTACGGTGGCTTCCAGACGGGTTTCGAAGCGGACGTCACGGGAGGTGACGATGCCGACCAGGTCGCCATCGTGCAGCACCGGAACGCCGGAAATGTTGTGCATGCGGGTCAGTTCGAACAGGTCACGCACCGTGGCATCAGCCTCGATGGTGATCGGATCTTTCACGACGCCGGCTTCGAACTTCTTGACCTTACGCACTTCGGCAGCTTGCTGCTCGATGGTCATGTTCTTGTGGATGATACCGATACCACCTTCCTGAGCCATGGCGATTGCCAGACGGGCTTCAGTAACGGTGTCCATGGCGGCAGAAACCAGAGGAATATTCAGCTCGATGCCACGGGTAAGGCGGGTCTTGAGACTGACTTCGTTAGGAAGCACCTCGGAATAACCGGGCACTAGGAGAATGTCGTCGAATGTCAGAGCTTCTTGGCTGATACGCAGCATCGCGGGGGCTCCCGAGCGGGAAAATGGAAGCGCGCCATTATAGTCAGACACCCCCTGCTGTTCAATGTAAAACTCAGCTTAATATCAATGTTGCTGATATACGGAGACCCCCGCTGCTACAGCTCCACCTTGACCCAAGAGACAGGTTGATCGAGCCAATCGGCGAACTCATCGATAAAGCTCTGCTTGAACCCGGCTTCCAGCCAGTTGTTGAAGATGAAGCCGAGGTTGGAAAACGCACATTCCTGCAAGAACAGAAAGCCGTTGATGTCGTCTTCATGCCCGCATTCCGGGCAGGTGAAGTTGTCGGTGCGGCCTGGAAACCAGTCTTCCAGGCTTTCGAACAGCGCTTCGCCAACTTCACGGCGGCACTCGGCGCACCCGGCTTCTTCGAGAAAACCCTTGGCCGGGGTGTAGATGCAGCGCTTGACGATGATCTCCAACCCATTGATCGGCTCACCGAAGGGCAGCGCCTCGGGGTGCAGCACCACCGCACGCGCGCCGTCGGCAATCGCATGGGCCATGCGATTGCCGGTGCGGCCGCAAGTGGTCAGCTGTTCTTCGATGATGTTCTTGCGCACCAGCCAGCGCACGATCGCCCGCGCCCGGGGTTCGTGGACCGGCAGGGTGGAGATTTTCGGGACGATGATGCTTTGCGAATTCATGGAAAGTCCTGCGGTATGGCTTCTGACGCCTTCGCGAGCAAGCCCGCTCCCACAGGGATATGCATTCCAATGTGGGAGCGGGCTTGCCCGCGAAGGGGCCCTAAAGGCCGGCAGCTTAATCCCTGACGAAATCCGGTCAAGTGCTCACGCCATACTAATAATGTAGCGCCCGATCAACGCAATCCCGCTCGCCAGCACCAGCCAGGTCACCAATCGGACAAACGCCTCGCGCGACAAGCGCATCGTCAACCGCCGCCCGATCCACAGGCCCAGCGCCATGGCCGGCAACAGACACAGCGCCAGCATCAACAAGGGTAGCTCGGCATACACCCCGGCGATGGCGAACAGGCTCAAACGTACCACCGTGCTGCAACTGATCAGCGCACTTTGCGTGGCCCGCGCCGCGTCCTTGGGCAGGCGGCTGTTGAGATAGATCGCATATAGAAAGCCGCCACTGCCAAACAGCGCGCCAAACAGCCCGCCTACCGTGCCCATCGGTAGCGCCCATGCGGCAGACAACTGCGTCGGCCGGGTTTTCACCCACAGGCTGTAAACCGCATAAGTGCTGATGAATAACCCCATCAACAGCAGCAACAGGTCGGATTTGAGGTTGAGCAGGAAAATCACCCCCAACGTGCACCCCACCGCCATGCATGGCAGCAGCCGCAACAACTCGGGCTTGGCCACATCCCGGCGCGAGGGCAGCAGATTGCCGAACGCCGCGACGAAATCCAGCAACACCAGCAGCGGCACGATTTTCGACAACGGCATGAACAGAATCAGAATCGGCCCCGCGACCAGTGCGGTACCGAACCCGGCAATCCCGAACACGATATAGGCCAGTGCGATGCCCAGCCCGATCACCGCCCAGCCGCCCGCGCCCCACGTCCACTCGCTCAACAACCCCGCCACGCTCATCGGTCCGCTTCCTTTATAAGCCTGTGATGACTTTAGCCAGCGCCAAGCCTTGCGACTAATATGATCAAAGTCACTCACTCATCTCGAAAAGGCATACTTGGTGCTTTCGACCCGTCAACTGCGCTACTTCGTGGAAATCGCCGAATGTGGCAGCTTCAGTGCAGCGGCTGAACGCCTGTTCATCGCGCAGTCGGCGCTGAGCCGGCAGATCAAGGACATGGAAGCGCGCCTGCAAACCCCGCTGTTCGAACGCACCGCACGCCAGCCCCGGCTCACGGCGGCGGGTGAGGCGTTTCTGCCCCGGGCCAGAAACCTGCTCAATGAGCTGAGCAAAGCCAGCGCGATGGCGACCGAAGTCGGTAACGGACAACTGGGCACGCTGCGTCTGAGTCATTCCAGCACCGTGTCGATCAGCGGGCATTTATTACGTCGGATCAGCACTTATCTGAATCAGCAGCAGGGCGTGTCGCTGGACATCGGCAAGCTGTCCTCCGAGGCGCAGCTTGAGGAACTCGCGGAAGGACGCCTGGACATTGGCCTGTTGCGCCTGCCGGTGCTGCGTCAGCGTGAAGGTATTCAGGTTGTGCCATTGTTCACCGAACGCTTGCTTCTGGCGGTGCCGAACGATCATCGCCTGGCCGATTCAGCCGCTGTCGAATTGGCGCAACTGAAGGACGAGCCGTTTATCTCGATCCCGCATCCGCAGCGTGGCGGGCTCAGCTATTTGTGTGCCGACCTGTGTATGCGTCAGGGCTTTTTTCCCAAAGCGGCGCGGGTGATGTCGCGCAAAACTACGCAGTTGCAGTTGATCCAGGCTGGATTCGGCATCGCCCTGCTGCCCGAATCAATGCAGAACATTGCCCCCGATGGCGTACGATTCTTACCGCTGAGTGATCCCGATTGCCAAAGCACCGTGGCCCTCGCCTATCGCCAGAACCCCACGCCACTGGTTCAACACTTCATCCAGACCTTCACAAATCCCCTGTAGGAGCTGACGAGTGAAACGAGGCTGCGATCTTTTGATCTTGCCCTCCAAAAAAAGATCAAAAGATCGCAGCCTTCGGCAGCTCCTACAGGGATCGTGCAATGACGGCGACAATGCCTTTAAACTGCGCCCCATGATTAAAGATCCCTTTGCAAGACTTGGCCTGGACCGTGAAGTCCTGACCGTCAGCCAGCTCAACGGCCGCGCGCGGGTGTTGCTCGAAGACGTGTTCAGCAACATCTGGGTCGAAGGCGAAATCTCCAACCTCGCCCGCCCCGCGTCCGGTCACGTGTATTTCACCCTCAAGGACAGCGGTGCGCAGGTGCGTTGCGCGCTGTTCCGCAATAATGCGGCGCGGGTGCGTCAGGCGCTGAAGGACGGTCTGGCCGTGAAGGTACGCGGCAAGGTCTCGCTGTTCGAAGGACGTGGCGACTATCAGCTGATTCTCGATACCGTGGAGCCGGCCGGTGACGGCGCGCTGCGCCTGGCCTTCGATGCACTGAAGGAAAAGCTCAGCGCCGAAGGCCTGTTCAGTGCCGAACGCAAAGTGCCGTTGCCGGCGCATCCGCAACGCATCGGCATCATCAGTTCGCCGAGCGGCGCGGTGATTCGCGACATCATCAGCGTGTTCCGCCGGCGGGCGCCGCAGGTGCAACTGACGCTGATCCCGACTGCCGTGCAGGGTCGCGAGGCCACGGCGCAAATCGTCCGCGCGCTAAAACTGGCCGACGCCCGTGGTTTTGACGCGCTGATCCTCGCCCGTGGCGGTGGTTCGCTGGAAGACCTCTGGTGCTTCAACGAAGAAGCCGTGGCCCGCGCTGTCGATGCCTGCGTGACGCCGATTGTCAGCGCCGTCGGGCATGAAACCGACGTGTCGATCAGTGACTTCGTGGCTGACGTGCGCGCCCCAACGCCCTCCGCCGCCGCCGAACTGCTGGCCCCGGATTCGAGCCACCTGATCCGTCAGGTCGAAAGTCTGCACCGGAGTCTGGTGATGCGCATGCGCGACCGGCTGATGCGCGATCGTCTGCGCCTGGAAGGCATGGCCCGCCGTCTGCGCCACCCCGGCGAACGCCTGCGTCAGCAAGCGCAACGCCTGGATGACCTGGACATGCGCATGCGCCGGGCGTTCGAACGCCAACTGAATACCCGCCGCGAGCGCCTGATCCGTCTGGAAACCCGCCTCGCCGGGCAACACCCGGGACGCCAACTGGCGATGCTGCGCCAGCGCCTCGACAGCCTCGCCGAACGCCTGCCGCGAGCCATGCGCGAAGGCCTGAAAAGCCGTCGCCTGCAATTGCACAGCCAGATGCAGACGCTGCATGTGGTCAGTCCGCTGGCAACCCTCGGCCGTGGCTACAGCATCCTGCTGGATGAACGCGGGCACGCCATTCGCAACGCCGCGCAGACCCACACCGGCCAACGCCTGAAGGCCAGACTGGGCGAAGGCGAACTGCAAGTGCGCGTCGAGGACAACCACCTGACGCCTGTCACCCTTTCTTTACTGGACTGATCCATGCCGCGTTTTTTTGCTCCGTTATTGTTGCTGTGCCTGACCTCCTTCAACGCCCACGCCGACAGTTACATCACCCGTTTGCTGAACAAACCGGTGCCGGGCGGGGTGGCGGTGGTTGATCTGGGCAGCGCCACTCAGGCGCCTAAAGCCACCTATCAGGGCAAACCGGTGCTGGTGGTGAAAGAACAGAACAACTGGCTGGCGATTGTCGGTGTGCCGCTGACGGTCAAACCCGGCAGCCAGCAGATCAGCAGCGGTGGGCGCAATCTGCCGTTCACGGTTGGCAACAAGAAATACCCGGAACAGCACATCACCCTGAAGAACACTCAACAGGTCAATCCGAACCCGGCCAACCTCAAGCGCATCGAGGGTGAACTGGCCGAGCAGATCAAGGCCTACCGCAGCTTCAGTCCGAATACCCCGAGCAACCTGCTGCTGGACAAACCGGTCAACGGGCCGCTGTCGAGCAAATTCGGTGTGCGCCGCTTTTTCAATGGCGAAGAGCGCAACCCCCATGCCGGTCTCGACTTTGCGGTGCCGGCCGGCACGCCGATCAAGACTCCGGCGGCGGGCAAGGTGATTCTGACCGGCAACTATTTCTTCAATGGCAACACGGTGTTTGTCGATCACGGCCAGGGCTTTATCAGCATGTTCTGCCACATGTCGAAAATCGACGTGAAGGTCGGCGATCAACTGGCCCGTGGCGCGGTGGTGGGCAAGGTCGGCTCGACCGGCCGGGCGACCGGGCCGCACATGCACTGGAACATCAGCCTGAACGATGCGCGGGTGGATCCGGCGATTTTCATTGGTGCGTTCCAACCGTAATTCCTGATTGAGGCTACCGGCCCCTTCGGGAGCAAGCCCCCTCCCACACTGGATTTGTGTTGTGAACACGATCAACTGTGGGAGCGGGCTTGCTCGCGAACGCGGCCCATCCCACACCGCAAATACTGCTCACACCCCACCAGTTTCAATTGCGCCCCAATCCAACCCCACGCAAACATCAATAAGATCATCCGCCTGAAGCACAATAAAATCGCGCCGATCGCAGCTTTTCGAGTATTCCTCTCAATTTTTTTCGACTGCTTGCCATCCTCTCCCCTCGCGGTTAGGGTTGAAGGCATGAAAACCTCTCACACCCTTATTCAGCTTCGCCAGCACCGTAGTTTGTGCCTCGTCAGCGCACGACTGCCGGGCTGAATCGCTGCGCCTCGTCCCAAGCGTTTTCCCGAACATTCGTTCCACCGGCAGGCCGCCTCTTTTCGGCCCAGACAATAAGGAATTTCCCGATGAGCATGCTCAAAGACCCGTCTTCGAAATACCGCGCGTTCCCCGTCATCAATCTGCCGGATCGCACCTGGCCGTCGAAAACCATCGACGCCGCGCCGATCTGGTGCAGCTCCGACCTGCGTGACGGCAACCAGTCGCTCATCGAGCCGATGGACGCGGTGAAGAAGCTGCGCTTCTGGAAAACCCTCGTTCAGGTGGGTGTGAAGGAAATCGAAGCCTCGTTCCCGGCCGCTTCGCAAACCGACTTCGACTTCGTGCGTACCCTGATCGAAGAAGGCCACATCCCGGACGACACCACCATTCAGGTGCTGACCCAGGGCCGTGAAGACTTGATCGAGCGCACCTTCGAATCCCTGCGCGGGGCGAAGAAAGCCATCGTCCACCTGTACAACGCCACCTCGCCTTCCTTCCGTCGCATCGTCTTCAACCAGGACAAGGACGGCATCAAGGCCATCGCGGTCAACGCCGCCAAGCTGTTCGTCAAGTACGCGGCGATGCAGCCGGACACCGAGTGGACCTTCGAATACTCGCCGGAAACCTTCAGCGCCACCGAGCTGGAGTTTGCCAAGGAAGTCTGTGACGCGGTGATCGAGGTCTGGAACCCGACGCCTGAGCACAAGATGATCCTCAACTTGCCGGCCACCGTCGAATGCGCAACGCCGAACGTCTACGCCGACCAGATCGAATGGTTCGGCCGCAACATCAACCGTCGTGACAGCGTGATCATCAGCCTGCACACCCACAACGACCGTGGCACCGGCGTCGCCGCTACCGAGCTGGGCCTGATGGCAGGTGCGGATCGCGTCGAAGGCTGCCTGTTCGGCAACGGCGAGCGTACCGGTAACGTCGACCTCGTTACTGTCGCACTGAACATGTACACCCAGGGCGTTGACCCTGAGCTGGACTTCTCCGACATCGACGGCGTGCGCAAAGTCGTCGAAGAGTGCAACCAGATCCAGGTGCACCCGCGCCACCCGTACGTCGGCGACCTGGTCCACACCGCATTCTCCGGCTCGCACCAGGACGCGATCCGCAAGGGCTTCGCCCAGCAGAAACCGGACACCCTGTGGGAAGTGCCGTATCTGCCGATCGACCCGGCCGACATCGGTCGCAGCTACGAGGCGGTGATTCGTGTGAACAGCCAGTCGGGCAAGGGCGGTATCGCCTACTTGCTGGAGCAGGAATACGGCATCAGCCTGCCGCGTCGCATGCAGATCGAGTTCAGCCAGGTGGTGCAGCGTGAAACCGATCGCCTCGGCCTGGAAATGACCGCCAAGCAGATTCACTCGCTGTTGATCAGCGAATACCTGCAAGCCAACACCCCGTACGCGCTGGTCAGCCATCGTCTGCAGGAAGAAAACGGCAACAGTGCCGTCGAAGTGGAAGTGGCGAGCAAGGGTCAGGGCGAAACCAACCTGCACTGGCGCGGCAAGGGCAACGGTGCGCTGGAAGCACTGGTGGCCGGTCTGCCGATTCCGGTGGAGATCATGGACTACAACGAACACGCGATCGGCGCGGGCACCAACGCCAAGGCCGCCGCGTACATCGAGCTGCGCGTGAATGGCGAGCGTGCAGTGCACGGCGTGGGTATCGATGAAAACATCACCACCGCCAGCTTCAAGGCGCTGTTCAGTGCGCTGAACCGCTCGTTGAGCCAGCCGGAAGCGAAAGCGGCTTAAGCCTTCGCTGAAATGCCAAAAGGCCCCGGAGTGTGAACTCCCGGGCCTTTTTTTATGCCTGCTGGTTTTGTGTTGTCTGATCGGGCCTCTTCGCGAGCAAGCCCGCTCCCACAGGGTATTGCGTTCTACCTGTGGGAGCGGGCTTGCTCGCGAAAGCGGTCGCGAATATCAAGTGAGTTCGAAGGTATCCGCATCCAGATTGGCCGGAAAGCGCTCGCGATACGCAGCCAATGGCGCGGCCTCCAGCACAACCTTGAACACGCCGTCCGCCTCCCCCGCCGCCAGCAACGTCTCGCCCTGGAAATCCAGCACCTGACTGTCGCCGGTATAGGCAAAGCCCTTGCCGTCGGTGCCGATCCGGTTCACTGCCGCCACGTAGCACAGGTTTTCAATCGCCCGCGCCGGCAACAAGCGGTTCCAGTGCAGACGCCGGGCACCCGGCCAGTTGGCGGTGTACAGCAGCAGATCGGTATCCTGCGCGTCGCGACTCCACACCGGGAAGCGCAGGTCGTAGCAAATCAGCGGCCGGATCCGCCAACCCTTGAGTTCGAACTGCACCTGACGCTCGCCGGGGGTGTAGTGGTTGTGCTCGCCGGCCATGCGGAACAGGTGGCGCTTGTCGTAATGCCAGACTTCGCCGTCCGGGCGTGCCCACAGCAGGCGATTGCGATGGCTGCCGTCCGCCGCCTGAATGATCACGCTGCCGGTGATCACCGCATTCAGTTT
The Pseudomonas fluorescens genome window above contains:
- the guaA gene encoding glutamine-hydrolyzing GMP synthase, whose product is MALDIHAHRILILDFGSQYTQLIARRVREIGVYCELHPFDMDEEAIREFAPKGVILAGGPESVHEANSPRCPQAVFDLGVPVFGICYGMQTMAEQLGGKVEGSELREFGYARVDVVGKSRLLDGIEDHIDADGLFGLDVWMSHGDKVTKMPEDFHILASTPSCPIAGMFNDERAYYGVQFHPEVTHTKQGGRILSRFVLDICGCEALWTPSKIAEDAIANIRAQVGTDNVLLGLSGGVDSSVVAALLHKAIGDQLTCVFVDNGLLRLHEGEQVMAMFAENMGVKVIRANAEDQFLNNLAGEADPEKKRKIIGRTFIDVFDAESCKLDNIKYLAQGTIYPDVIESAGAKSGKAHVIKSHHNVGGLPEEMNLKLVEPLRELFKDEVRRLGLELGLPYDMVYRHPFPGPGLGVRILGEVKKEYADLLRRADHIFIEELRKADWYHKVSQAFVVFQPVKSVGVVGDGRRYAWVVALRAVETIDFMTARWAHLPYELLETVSGRIINEIEGISRVTYDVSSKPPATIEWE
- the guaB gene encoding IMP dehydrogenase; the encoded protein is MLRISQEALTFDDILLVPGYSEVLPNEVSLKTRLTRGIELNIPLVSAAMDTVTEARLAIAMAQEGGIGIIHKNMTIEQQAAEVRKVKKFEAGVVKDPITIEADATVRDLFELTRMHNISGVPVLHDGDLVGIVTSRDVRFETRLEATVREVMTPKERLVTVREGADKNEVRELLHKHRLEKVLIVDDKFALKGMMTVKDIEKAKAYPLASKDDQGRLRVGAAVGTGKDTGDRVAALVNAGVDVVVVDTAHGHSKGVIDRVRWVKENFPEVQVIGGNIATGAAAKALAEAGADAVKVGIGPGSICTTRIVAGVGVPQISAIANVAAALEGTGVPLIADGGIRFSGDLSKAIVAGASCVMMGSMFAGTEEAPGEIELFQGRSYKAYRGMGSLGAMSQAQGSSDRYFQDSSAGAEKLVPEGIEGRVPYKGTLTAIIHQLMGGLRSSMGYTGSANIEEMRTKPEFVRITGAGMAESHVHDVQITKEAPNYRVG
- a CDS encoding sulfite exporter TauE/SafE family protein; its protein translation is MSVAGLLSEWTWGAGGWAVIGLGIALAYIVFGIAGFGTALVAGPILILFMPLSKIVPLLVLLDFVAAFGNLLPSRRDVAKPELLRLLPCMAVGCTLGVIFLLNLKSDLLLLLMGLFISTYAVYSLWVKTRPTQLSAAWALPMGTVGGLFGALFGSGGFLYAIYLNSRLPKDAARATQSALISCSTVVRLSLFAIAGVYAELPLLMLALCLLPAMALGLWIGRRLTMRLSREAFVRLVTWLVLASGIALIGRYIISMA
- a CDS encoding LysR family transcriptional regulator, with product MLSTRQLRYFVEIAECGSFSAAAERLFIAQSALSRQIKDMEARLQTPLFERTARQPRLTAAGEAFLPRARNLLNELSKASAMATEVGNGQLGTLRLSHSSTVSISGHLLRRISTYLNQQQGVSLDIGKLSSEAQLEELAEGRLDIGLLRLPVLRQREGIQVVPLFTERLLLAVPNDHRLADSAAVELAQLKDEPFISIPHPQRGGLSYLCADLCMRQGFFPKAARVMSRKTTQLQLIQAGFGIALLPESMQNIAPDGVRFLPLSDPDCQSTVALAYRQNPTPLVQHFIQTFTNPL
- the xseA gene encoding exodeoxyribonuclease VII large subunit; translation: MIKDPFARLGLDREVLTVSQLNGRARVLLEDVFSNIWVEGEISNLARPASGHVYFTLKDSGAQVRCALFRNNAARVRQALKDGLAVKVRGKVSLFEGRGDYQLILDTVEPAGDGALRLAFDALKEKLSAEGLFSAERKVPLPAHPQRIGIISSPSGAVIRDIISVFRRRAPQVQLTLIPTAVQGREATAQIVRALKLADARGFDALILARGGGSLEDLWCFNEEAVARAVDACVTPIVSAVGHETDVSISDFVADVRAPTPSAAAELLAPDSSHLIRQVESLHRSLVMRMRDRLMRDRLRLEGMARRLRHPGERLRQQAQRLDDLDMRMRRAFERQLNTRRERLIRLETRLAGQHPGRQLAMLRQRLDSLAERLPRAMREGLKSRRLQLHSQMQTLHVVSPLATLGRGYSILLDERGHAIRNAAQTHTGQRLKARLGEGELQVRVEDNHLTPVTLSLLD
- a CDS encoding peptidoglycan DD-metalloendopeptidase family protein; translation: MPRFFAPLLLLCLTSFNAHADSYITRLLNKPVPGGVAVVDLGSATQAPKATYQGKPVLVVKEQNNWLAIVGVPLTVKPGSQQISSGGRNLPFTVGNKKYPEQHITLKNTQQVNPNPANLKRIEGELAEQIKAYRSFSPNTPSNLLLDKPVNGPLSSKFGVRRFFNGEERNPHAGLDFAVPAGTPIKTPAAGKVILTGNYFFNGNTVFVDHGQGFISMFCHMSKIDVKVGDQLARGAVVGKVGSTGRATGPHMHWNISLNDARVDPAIFIGAFQP
- the leuA gene encoding 2-isopropylmalate synthase, with product MSMLKDPSSKYRAFPVINLPDRTWPSKTIDAAPIWCSSDLRDGNQSLIEPMDAVKKLRFWKTLVQVGVKEIEASFPAASQTDFDFVRTLIEEGHIPDDTTIQVLTQGREDLIERTFESLRGAKKAIVHLYNATSPSFRRIVFNQDKDGIKAIAVNAAKLFVKYAAMQPDTEWTFEYSPETFSATELEFAKEVCDAVIEVWNPTPEHKMILNLPATVECATPNVYADQIEWFGRNINRRDSVIISLHTHNDRGTGVAATELGLMAGADRVEGCLFGNGERTGNVDLVTVALNMYTQGVDPELDFSDIDGVRKVVEECNQIQVHPRHPYVGDLVHTAFSGSHQDAIRKGFAQQKPDTLWEVPYLPIDPADIGRSYEAVIRVNSQSGKGGIAYLLEQEYGISLPRRMQIEFSQVVQRETDRLGLEMTAKQIHSLLISEYLQANTPYALVSHRLQEENGNSAVEVEVASKGQGETNLHWRGKGNGALEALVAGLPIPVEIMDYNEHAIGAGTNAKAAAYIELRVNGERAVHGVGIDENITTASFKALFSALNRSLSQPEAKAA
- a CDS encoding amidohydrolase, producing the protein MRDLSALPDLNLALIQTSLAWHDRQANLEHFEVLLEQARGADLIILPEMFTTGFSMESETLAEAEHGPTSKWMKAQAAKLNAVITGSVIIQAADGSHRNRLLWARPDGEVWHYDKRHLFRMAGEHNHYTPGERQVQFELKGWRIRPLICYDLRFPVWSRDAQDTDLLLYTANWPGARRLHWNRLLPARAIENLCYVAAVNRIGTDGKGFAYTGDSQVLDFQGETLLAAGEADGVFKVVLEAAPLAAYRERFPANLDADTFELT